The Lycium ferocissimum isolate CSIRO_LF1 chromosome 1, AGI_CSIRO_Lferr_CH_V1, whole genome shotgun sequence genome includes a region encoding these proteins:
- the LOC132064221 gene encoding uncharacterized protein LOC132064221, giving the protein MEKELDIRVELSTTFYPQTNGLSEWTIQVRPWGIDLLRDSLDKVKLIQERLLTAQSRKSNYADRKVHELEFMVRERVFLKVSPLKGVIRFGKKDKFSPGFIGPFEIVQVIGEVASELSLPPDLSNVHLVFYVSMQKKYHSDGSHVIRWDSMLLDQNPASEKRPITILDRQQTASRIKFLKCKGVADPNNKKQFRPGLTEEEAEEQKLKIN; this is encoded by the exons ATGGAGAAGGAGTTGGATATTAGAGTCGAGCTTAGTACAACTTTTTACCCTCAAACTAATGGACTGTCCGAGTGGACTATTCAG GTTAGGCCTTGGGGTATAGATTTGTTGAGAGATTCCTTGGATAAGGTTAAGTTGATTCAGGAAAGACTTCTCACGGCTCAGAGTAGGAAAAGCAATTATGCGGATCGGAAGGTTCATGAGTTAGAGTTCATGGTTAGGGAGCGAGTttttttgaaggtgtcaccaTTGAAGGGTGTGAtaaggtttgggaagaaggacAAGTTTAGCCCGGGGTTtattggcccatttgagattGTTCAGGTTATTGGTGAGGTGGCCTCTGAGTTATCTTTACCTCCTGATTTATCAAATGTTCACCTAGTTTTTTATGTATCGATGCAGAAAAAGTACCATTCAGATGGTTCTCATGTGATTCGGTGGGATTCGATGTTGCTTGATCAGAATCCAGCCTCTGAGAAGAGGCCCATAACAATTTTAGATAGACAG CAAACTGCTTCAAGAATCAAATTCTTGAAGTGCAAAGGAGTAGCCGATCCTAACAACAAGAAACAATTTAGACCTGGATTGACAGAAGAAGAAGCTGAAGAGCAGAAATTGAAGATAAACTAA